The following nucleotide sequence is from Halomonas chromatireducens.
GATCATCAGCAGCTCGGTCGGCTGGTAGAGCGGGCCCAGGAACCCTCCGGCGAGCACGAAGCCACCGAAGACGCAGAGTATGACAACGAGATAGCCAAGCAGAATCAGCACAACCGATATCCTTAATAGGGACGCGACTTGTCGATATTTCAGTTATCGGCCAGGCTCGCCCCGACTTGAGGGCAGAACCCGAAAAAGGCATAGAAGAGCGAATAAAAACAACGCCGCCCCGGCACAGGGCCGAGGCGGCGAAGAGAGTCCGACCAAGATCGGTGACAACAGGGCGCGGCCTGAAGCGGCCGGTATTCGAACAATACCCGCCGCCAACCGAGCTCAGGCTGCCCCGTCAGCCGGCGCAACGCGCGGCGGGTAGCTCGAGGTCAACCGGTGCCAGCTGCGCCGCCTCTCTTTCACGACGCTTGCGGGTCTTGCCGGCACGGGAAGGCGGCATGCAGATACCGCAGACGTAGTCATGGTCGGGAGAGTGAGCATGAGCCACGAAATGGCCGCTGCACTGGGTACAGGTCGACTGTTGCAAAAGGTCGCTTTCGAAGAAGCGCACCAGTGTCCAGGCACGGGTCAAGCCCAGTACCGGCTCGACCTGGTCGATGCTCACCTGCTCACTGTAGAGTCGATAGGCGGTAACGAAGGCTTGCATCCGCTCGCACTGCTGGTCCTCCCGCAGGCTGCGGAAAATATTATAGAACAGCGAGGCATGCACATTCGGCAACCAGGTGATGAACCAATCGGTGGAGAAAGGCAGCATCCCCTTGGGGGGGGACATGCCGCGCACCTCCTTGAAGAGACGTATCAGACGCGCCCGACTCAGGTCGGTCTCGGTTTCAAGCACTTGCAGACGCGCACCCAGCTCAATCAGCTCGATGGCCAGCTGAACTTGCTGCATCTCAGTAACAAGGCTTTTCTGTTGCGTCATGCCTCGCCCCCCCGTGCAATGGATCCCGCACCACGCCCTGCCATCAGCAGAGAAGCATGGAACTGGGACAATCCATTGTCACGGGGGTTATCGACGACTTGACGCAACTGCTCGGCCCCATCGAGACCGAAATGGCAGAGCAACTGGTTGGTGCGGGCCAGGCGGGTCAGTTGGGCGGCACCCAGCGACTGAATCAGGTCTGCCGTCTCATCATCGAGTTTCAGGCGAAATATCGCCGCAGGCCGGTCGTCGTTGAGCAGGCGCTGAGCCAGCAACAGATAGGCTAGGTTGAGCTCCTGGATATCATCCAGGTGATTCGTGGTCTTCATGTCGGTTCCCTGCACGCGGTGGCCGCGTGTCCTTATATTTTTATGTTGGTCCATTAAGTGCCAAGGGCTGCCGAAGAAAGCGCATCAGCAAAAGCCAAAACAGCACTCGAAAAGGGACGTTCTTTCTACGGCCTCCATTGTGAGGTTTTGAAACGGTGTTGCCAACCAGCCAAAAGCATTAGAATGTCAACATCAATGATGAGAAAAATAAGCCTCTGCCATTCTTTTGTTAACCCTTTGGCCAGACAAGGAAAAAAAAGAACAATCGCATCTTGACAAACTGACAGACAAAAGTTTACGAAATATATTATAACATTTTTTTACATTTCTTAACGTTCCTGTGATGTATCCGAGAGCTCATAGACCCACA
It contains:
- the flhC gene encoding flagellar transcriptional regulator FlhC, translated to MTQQKSLVTEMQQVQLAIELIELGARLQVLETETDLSRARLIRLFKEVRGMSPPKGMLPFSTDWFITWLPNVHASLFYNIFRSLREDQQCERMQAFVTAYRLYSEQVSIDQVEPVLGLTRAWTLVRFFESDLLQQSTCTQCSGHFVAHAHSPDHDYVCGICMPPSRAGKTRKRREREAAQLAPVDLELPAARCAG
- the flhD gene encoding flagellar transcriptional regulator FlhD, which produces MKTTNHLDDIQELNLAYLLLAQRLLNDDRPAAIFRLKLDDETADLIQSLGAAQLTRLARTNQLLCHFGLDGAEQLRQVVDNPRDNGLSQFHASLLMAGRGAGSIARGGEA